The genomic window CACTGTTGTGCGCGCGGTGCTTTGGCGCCGGTGGAACCTGCCCGCCTTGCTGGATTCCTATGGGACAGCCAAACCGCCCGGCCGCATACGGGGTGCGCCGGAACAGGCGTATCTGCCGGGGTTTGTCTAAGAGCTGTGGGACAGCCATATGCACAAAGCGCGGAACCATGGTTAACCTTCAACAAAAAATCGGAATTGACTAAATGAATCGGACATCAGAAACCTTAACAAAAACGGGGTTTTACTCTCCGTCAGCACCACCTATGGGATGAATGTGAAACTGATTCATTGTCATCCCATAGCTATTGAAAAAAAAGGCTGGCATGTGCCGTTGAAATCCTCCACTCGGAGGGTATGAAAAAACAACATAAACACAAGCCAGCCGGACATAGGTATACAACCTTGAAACAATTGTGCAATCTGATTCCCGGACACATGGTGTCGAGCCTTGCGCAGAAGCATGGCGTGGACATTCAAAGCCGGACGTACACGCCGTGGAGCCATGTGGTTTCTTTGCTGTACGCCCACTTCTCCCATGCACTCGGACTCAACGATGTGTGCGACGCGCTCCAGATGAACGCGGCGGCGCTCTCTACCATCCGCGGCGCGGTTCCTCCGTCGCGTAACAACCTGAGCCACGCGAACAAGATCCGCAACGCGGACATGGCCGAAGAGCTCTACTGGTGCATGATGAAGCATCTGATGGATACGGTTCCGGGCTTCGCGAAGGGCAAGGTTCGGCGCGGATACCTCCGGCGCTTCAGCAAGACGATCCATGCGCTGGACTCGACCACGATCCAGCTCGTCGCCAACTGCATGGACTGGGCGAAGCATCGCCGCCGCAAGGCTGCGGCCAAGTGCCACCTGCGCCTCGACCTGCAAAGCTTCCTGCCCCGGTGCGCCATCATCGACACGGCGAAGCACCATGACAGCACGATGACCCAAAGCCTGTGCGCCGAGCTCAAACCCGGTGAAATCGCCGTGTTCGACAAGGCCTACAACAAGTTCAAGCATCTTTTCGAGCTGACGGTGCGCGGTGTCTGGTGGGTTGGCCGGGCGAAGGACAACATGCAGTACAAGGTGGTGCGCACCCTCGAAACCACCGGGCACAAGCGCATCCTGCGCGACGAGGTCATCGAGATGGTGGTCGAAGCATCGAAGAAAGCCTATCCGTGCGAGTTGCGCCGGGTCGTGGCGCTGGTCGAGATCAACGGCAAGGATGTCGAGATCGCCTTCATCACCAACCATCTGGAGTGGAGCGCGTGGACGGTCGCCGAACTCTACCGTTGCCGCTGGGACATCGAGGTGTTCTTCAAGGAGATCAAGCAGACGCTCCAGCTCTCCGACTTCCTGGGCTACAGCGCCAACGCCGTGCGCTGGCAGATTTGGATGGGGTTGCTTGTCCACCTGCTGATGCGCTGCCTCGCGTTCATGCACGGCTGGGAGCACAGCTTCAAGCGGCAGTTCACTGTTGTGCGCGCGGTGCTTTGGCGCCGGTGGAGCCTTCCCGCATTGCTTGAATCCTATGGGACAGCCAAACCGCCCGGTCGCATACGAGGTGCGCCGGAACAGGCATATCTGCCGGGGTTTATCTAAGAGCTGTGGGACAGCCATATGCACAAAGCGCGAAACCATCGTTAACCTTCAACAAAAAATCGGAATTGACTAAATGAATCGGACATCAGAAACCTTAACAAAAACGGGTGTTTACTCTCGGTCAGCGCCACCTATGGGATGAATGTGACTGATTCGTTTTTTTACCACAGAGGGTACTGAGGCACAGAGGAGCGGGATTGCTATATTTCTCTGTGCCTCCGAGTCCTCTGTGGTGAGACCATTCAAGCTAAGTTCCTATTATTCCTGTTTCAAGAAAACCCGTCTGCCCTGGGCTTTCAGGTTTCAAAGGGCACATTGTACCTACCTGGCAGTATCCGATAAGCTAGGCGTTTTCCGAGGTTCCACCTAAAGGCAGCGCTAGGAATTTCATCTATTTAGATTTTTTGCGTTTGGTTTTCAGCGCGGTGAATTCTGTTTTGGCCCGGCCCTTTTCCTTGTCGGACAGCTTGTCCCAATAGAGGACATGATTTCCTACGATGGGCACTTCCGGGAAGAGCGTTCCGGTTGCGCGCTGCTCGGCGCCACGTTGGCCGACCTCCCCGAGCTTGGTGCGGGCGGACTCCGCCAGCGCCATCATTTCCGAAACCCGTTCCGGGTGCTGGGCGGCGACATCGATCTGCTCCGCCACATCCGTCTTTAGGTTGTAGAGTTGCGGAGTTGCAATATCCTTCTGCTTCTTCATCGACCAGAACGGCAACTGGGCCTGGGTGCGCGGCAAATGCAGTTTCCAGTCGCCGACGCGCACGCACTGCAGATTTTCGCAGTTGTAGTAGTAGAACGGCTCATCGGGGGAACGAGCAATTGAACCACCCGAGAACAGAGGTACCAGGGTGACCCCGTCATACTTCCGATCAGTCGGCATCGGCGCGCCGATCAGCTCGCTCAGCGTCGGAAACAGATCCATCGCCACGACAGGAACATCCGAAACCACCGGCTGCACCGTCCCCTTCCAATAAAGGATGAACGGCACGCGATGTCCGCCTTCCATTGAGACATATTTGGTGCCGCTGTAGGGCTGGGCATATTTATTATTGGTCGGACCATTGTCCGAACTAAAAATGACCAGGGTGTTTTCCAGAATGCCGTTCGCCTCGAGTGCCTTCAAAATTTCGCCGATGCCCCAGTCCGCTTCCTGGATCACATCGCCGCGCACTCCGTCCTTGGAGGAGCCCTTGAACCGGGCACCGGCTTTATAGGGCGTGTGCGGATAGTTGTGCGCAAAATAGATAAAGAAAGGCCGGTCCTTGAACGCCCCGATGTGCTTCACCATGCGCTCGGTGTAGAGGGTCGTCATCTGCTCCAACGGGGTATGTTCGTAGACGACCTCCTTGCCGTCATAGAAGGCGGAATTATGCCCCATGTTGTCCGGCGCGCCGTAGTAATGATCAAACCCCTGATGGAAACAGGAAAACTCTTCCTCCTTCCCCAGATGCCATTTGCCGACCATCGCCGTGGTGTAGCCCTGGGCCTTGAACTGTTCGGCAAGGGTGATTTCATCCGGGTTCAAACCGAGGAACCAGTGCGCTTCCCGATTCTGGTTAATGCCCATATAGAGGCCGCACCGTTGTGGATAGGCTCCCGTCAGGAAGGCCGCGCGCGACGGCGAGCAGATGGACGCACCAGTGTGGAAATCCGTAAAGCGGATTCCCTCCGCCGCCATGCGGTCGATGTTCGGCGTCTTCACCTTGGTTGCGCCGTAGCAGCCCACATCGCTGTAGCCCATGTCATCCATCAGGATAAAGATCACATTGGGTTTCTGCGCGGCCTGTGCCGCCACAATCAGCATGCCCATCAAAATAACTAGTCTCTTCACAGCTAATTCCGTCCCGCGCTCATTCGCTTGTCTTAATCATGTACTTAGCCGTCAAATGCCCGATCATGGTGTCCAACTCGGCATCACTGAGGGGACGGTCATAAATCAAAAACCGGGCTATCTCGCCATGGAAGGATTCTTTGCCCGGATGATTGATGGCATCGCGCTCCTGCCCGATCGCCATCTTCGAGGGATTGGCCTCCGGGTTTACGGGTACGGGCTTACGGTCCACCGGTTCCGAAGAGTTGACAAACAGTTCCAGGTTGACCACCTCCTGCCCCGCGCCCATACGCCCCATGACCAAATAATATTTGTTCTCCTGCAAAGGCGTAGAACAGATGACCTGAGGATTCTTCTCATTCCAAAGGGGCTGCCTGCCTTTCACGGCGGCCGGCCAACAGCGCGAGCCCATCCAAACGCGGTTGTCGTCCGTGAGATTTCCCCAGAATCCTTCATAGTTTGAACTGTTCTTCAGATTACCGAAAAATGAATTGACATCCTTTTTACCCACATGCTGCCGGTAAGCACACATCACCGAAAACCAGGTATAACCACTACCGGTCAACATATGATCGAAGGCGTCTTCATCGTGATTCAAAAGCTCCTGCTCTTCGAAAACCAGGGTGTTGTTTCCTCCGATTCCTCCAACATTTAGCTTCAACGCAGGCCTGCCAGAGCCGGCGACCTTGCGACCTTCATCGCGCTTCACAAACACATCGGCGGCATTTCCGGCCACCTGATTATGCCAGGCCCTGACCCGCCGGTCGTCCTCTACCTCGACGCCGACATTGGCATCCAGATCAAGAAAGAGTCCGTCTGCCACAGGCAGATTGGTTGACAATCTCTTCTCTGGCTGAGCTTCGGGAACGCCCACGCTGCCGCTTGTCCAAAGAATCGCCCCCTCGATCAACTGTTCAAAATCCGGATTGCTGTAAATTTCCGTAGTGTGTCCCAGTGAGGTAAAGAAGGAGCGGCCGCCGTCGTATTCCTGATACCAGACGAAGGGATGATCGCCCCCCATCTTCTGGTTGGCCTTGCCCTGATAGGAACTCTCATCAAGGGAAATCAGCACATTGACCTTTTCCCGCGGATTGGAATCAAAGATGTGCCACTCATCGGTGACAAACCATTCTTCCGGAAGATGCCGGGTTGAGGGATGGGTCCGATCTTCCACGACCAGCCGCGCCCGCTGCACCTTGGGGTGCCGGACCTGCCTGGCTCCGACCAAACCTTCATACCACGTCTGAAAAGAGCCACCCTCCTTCCAAAGCGCTGCGGCCGTGTGAACCCCCAGAAAACCGCCACCATTCTGAATATACTGCCGCAGGGCCTCCTGCTCCGCGGGCTTCATCACCGGTCCCTTATTGCCGCAGTTGTTATTGAAGACCACGGTATCAAACGTACTCAGGTCCAGCTCGGTCAGCTTGGATGCGTCCTCGGTTGAAACAATTTCCCAACCGTTCTTTTGGCCCAGCCGCTCAATCAACGCCTTCGCGTCCGGCATAGAGGCATGCTCATACCCATTATTCCCCTGAAAACTGAGCACCCGTATCGGTTTCTGTTCCTGGGCCTGGAGGAAAGAGAAGCCTCCGGCCAGTGACAAAACCGCAACCACTAGCGGAAAAAAAGTGCGCCCAGGAGTGTTCATTATGAATTCTCCTTCTTCGTCTCGACTTCGCCCGACAGCGTGCGGCGCTTTGCGCCGAAGGTGCGGGCGTTTTCGCCAAAGGTGTCATGATCGCCGAGTTCCCGCCGAACTTGTTCCGCCAACTTCATCAGCTCGGCCACCTTTTCGGGATGCTTCGCGGAAACATCGCTGGTTTCGCCGATGTCGGCATCCAGATCAAAGAGCATTGCCGACGGAATGCGGAGGGCATCGGCCTTGGCGATATGGTTCTTCCACTTGGTCGCAATGCTGGTCGGCACGGGTTCCGTATGCGGCAGCATCAGCTTCCACCTGCCGGAGCGCACCGCCCGCAAACAGTTGTGCTGATAGTAAAAATAGACCCGATCGAGACGGTCGGTCTCCCCATGCATCAGCGCCGAAATATCGACGCCGTCAATCACGCGATCCGACGGCGCCGCGCCGCCCGCCAGCTTGGCGATCGTCGGCATCATATCAATGGTCGCGGCCACTGCATCGCACTCGGTTCCGGCGGGAATTTTTCCCGGTGCACGCATAATGCAAGGAACACGCAGTCCGCCTTCCCAGCAACTGGTCTTCCCGCTGCGCAGCGGGTCTGCATGACCACCGTGATCCTTGCGGATGAGCCAAGGCCCGTTGTCACTGGTGAAAATGATATAGGTATTCTCATCGAGCCCCAGCGCCTTCACCCGGTCGAGCAGGCGGCCGATATGAAAATCTAGTTCCTCGATCACATCGCCGTACAGGCCGCCCGCTGACTTCCCTTTAAAATCGGCCGATGCCGCCAGCTTGGTGTGCGGCATGGTATGCGCCAGATAAACGAAAAACGGTGTATCCTTCTTTTCTTCGATGAACCGGATCGCTTCATCGGTATAGCGGCGGGTCAGGGTGGACATGTCCGCCTTCTGCTCAATCTCCTTGGTGCCGCGGATCAGTTTGACAAACTTATCGTTACTGCCGGGTGTGCCGAAATAGGTATCGAACCCCTGATGCGGCGGGAGCAGTTCCGGTTTGTATTTTACCTGACTGTGCCCGG from Pontiella desulfatans includes these protein-coding regions:
- a CDS encoding IS4 family transposase, whose protein sequence is MKKQHKHKPAGHRYTTLKQLCNLIPGHMVSSLAQKHGVDIQSRTYTPWSHVVSLLYAHFSHALGLNDVCDALQMNAAALSTIRGAVPPSRNNLSHANKIRNADMAEELYWCMMKHLMDTVPGFAKGKVRRGYLRRFSKTIHALDSTTIQLVANCMDWAKHRRRKAAAKCHLRLDLQSFLPRCAIIDTAKHHDSTMTQSLCAELKPGEIAVFDKAYNKFKHLFELTVRGVWWVGRAKDNMQYKVVRTLETTGHKRILRDEVIEMVVEASKKAYPCELRRVVALVEINGKDVEIAFITNHLEWSAWTVAELYRCRWDIEVFFKEIKQTLQLSDFLGYSANAVRWQIWMGLLVHLLMRCLAFMHGWEHSFKRQFTVVRAVLWRRWSLPALLESYGTAKPPGRIRGAPEQAYLPGFI
- a CDS encoding sulfatase family protein, coding for MKRLVILMGMLIVAAQAAQKPNVIFILMDDMGYSDVGCYGATKVKTPNIDRMAAEGIRFTDFHTGASICSPSRAAFLTGAYPQRCGLYMGINQNREAHWFLGLNPDEITLAEQFKAQGYTTAMVGKWHLGKEEEFSCFHQGFDHYYGAPDNMGHNSAFYDGKEVVYEHTPLEQMTTLYTERMVKHIGAFKDRPFFIYFAHNYPHTPYKAGARFKGSSKDGVRGDVIQEADWGIGEILKALEANGILENTLVIFSSDNGPTNNKYAQPYSGTKYVSMEGGHRVPFILYWKGTVQPVVSDVPVVAMDLFPTLSELIGAPMPTDRKYDGVTLVPLFSGGSIARSPDEPFYYYNCENLQCVRVGDWKLHLPRTQAQLPFWSMKKQKDIATPQLYNLKTDVAEQIDVAAQHPERVSEMMALAESARTKLGEVGQRGAEQRATGTLFPEVPIVGNHVLYWDKLSDKEKGRAKTEFTALKTKRKKSK
- a CDS encoding ThuA domain-containing protein, with amino-acid sequence MNTPGRTFFPLVVAVLSLAGGFSFLQAQEQKPIRVLSFQGNNGYEHASMPDAKALIERLGQKNGWEIVSTEDASKLTELDLSTFDTVVFNNNCGNKGPVMKPAEQEALRQYIQNGGGFLGVHTAAALWKEGGSFQTWYEGLVGARQVRHPKVQRARLVVEDRTHPSTRHLPEEWFVTDEWHIFDSNPREKVNVLISLDESSYQGKANQKMGGDHPFVWYQEYDGGRSFFTSLGHTTEIYSNPDFEQLIEGAILWTSGSVGVPEAQPEKRLSTNLPVADGLFLDLDANVGVEVEDDRRVRAWHNQVAGNAADVFVKRDEGRKVAGSGRPALKLNVGGIGGNNTLVFEEQELLNHDEDAFDHMLTGSGYTWFSVMCAYRQHVGKKDVNSFFGNLKNSSNYEGFWGNLTDDNRVWMGSRCWPAAVKGRQPLWNEKNPQVICSTPLQENKYYLVMGRMGAGQEVVNLELFVNSSEPVDRKPVPVNPEANPSKMAIGQERDAINHPGKESFHGEIARFLIYDRPLSDAELDTMIGHLTAKYMIKTSE
- a CDS encoding sulfatase family protein, with protein sequence MKTTSRMIALWAGAAMLTTGAARAEQPANKPNFIIIFSDDQGYQDLGCYGAPEIKTPRLDRMAAEGMRFTSFYAQTVCGPSRGALMTGCYPIRFARQDDPDSIHPELHLDEITLAEVLKAQGYATAAFGKWDLAGHSQVKYKPELLPPHQGFDTYFGTPGSNDKFVKLIRGTKEIEQKADMSTLTRRYTDEAIRFIEEKKDTPFFVYLAHTMPHTKLAASADFKGKSAGGLYGDVIEELDFHIGRLLDRVKALGLDENTYIIFTSDNGPWLIRKDHGGHADPLRSGKTSCWEGGLRVPCIMRAPGKIPAGTECDAVAATIDMMPTIAKLAGGAAPSDRVIDGVDISALMHGETDRLDRVYFYYQHNCLRAVRSGRWKLMLPHTEPVPTSIATKWKNHIAKADALRIPSAMLFDLDADIGETSDVSAKHPEKVAELMKLAEQVRRELGDHDTFGENARTFGAKRRTLSGEVETKKENS